The genomic region TCCACCACGAGGGCGATGGCGCCGCCCTCCGCCGCCTCGGGCGAGACGTGGCCCACGCAGGCGCCGCGGGTGGCGCCGGAGAAGCGGCCGTCGGTGACGAGCCCCACGCTCTCCCCGAGCCCCATGCCCATGATGAGGCTGGTGGGCGAGAGCATCTCCTGCATGCCCGGCCCGCCCTTCGGCCCCTCGTAGCGGATCACCACCACCGAGCCGGGCGTCACCTTGCCGGCCATGATCCCGGCCACGGCGTCGTCCTGCGAGTCGAAGCAGACCGCCTTGCCGGTGAAGCGGCGCATCGAGGGCTGGATGCCGGCGGTCTTCACCACCGCGCCGTCCTCGGCCAGGTTGCCGAAGAGCACCGCCAGCCCGCCCACGTCGGAGTACGCGTTCTCGAGGGAGTGGATCACCTCGGGGTTCTTGATGCGCGCCCCGGCGATCCGCTCGCCCACGGTCTCGCCGGTGACGGTGAGGGCCCCGGTGCGGACCACGTCGCCGCGGCGCGCCACCTCGGCCAGCACCGCCGGCACGCCGCCGGCGTCGTGGACGTCCTCGATGTGCACCGTCGAGAGCGAGGGGGCGATCTTGGCGATGTGGGCCACCTTGCGGGCCACCTGGTCGATCTGCCGGAGGTCGAGCGCGACGCCCGCCTCGCGCGCGATGGCGAGCATGTGGAGCACGGTGTTGGTGGAGCCGCCCATCGCCATGTCCACCACGAAGGCGTTGTGGACCGCGTCGTCGTTCAGGATGCGCCGGAAGCGGAACCGCTCGTCGAGGGCGATCTCCACCACCCGCCGCGCGGCGCGCCGCACCAGCGCCTCGCGCTCCGGGGTGAGCGCCGGGGCGGTGCCGTTGCCGGGCAGGGCGATGCCCATGGCCTCGCAGAGCACGTTCATCGAGTTGGCGGTGAACATGCCGGAGCAGGAGCCGGCGCCGGGGCAGGCGCCGCACTCGATCTCGTAGAGCTCCTCGTCGGTCATCTGGCCGCGCGCCCGCATCCCGACCGCCTCGAAGGCGGTGGTGAGGTCGATGGCGGTGCCGTCCTTCTTCTTGCCGGCCTTCATCGGGCCGCCGGAGACGAACACGGTGGGCACGTCCACCCGCGCCGCGCCCATGATCATGCCGGGCACGATCTTGTCGCAGTTCGGGATGCAGAGGAGCGCGTCGAGGCTGTGGGCGTTCATCACCGTCTCGATGGAGTCGGCGATGAGCTCGCGGCTGGGCAGGCTGTAGCGCATGCCCTCGTGGCCCATGGCGATGCCGTCGTCCACGCCGATGGTGTTGAACTCGAAGGGGATGCCCCCGGCCTTGCGGATCTCCTCCTTGGCGATGCGCCCGTACTCGCGCAGGTGGATGTGCCCGGGGATGATGTCGATCTGGCTGTTGGCGATGCCGATGAAGGGCTTGCCGAAGTCGGCGTCGCCGAGCCCGGTGGCCCGGAGCAGGCTGCGGTGGGGGGCCCGCTCGAACCCCTTCTTGATCGTGTCGCTGCGCATCCGACATTCCTGACCCGCGGGGCGGGGGGATGTCAATCGACGCTCGCGGGGGCGCAGCCGCCTGCTCGCCCGGCAGGGGTCAGGCGTCGAAGCAGTCGCCCTTCTTCACGCTCAGCACGAAGAGCTGCGCGTCCTCGTCGCTGGCGCAGAACTGGCGGGCGTAGGCCTGCAGCTCGGCCTCGTCCTGATCGCGGGCGGCGCTCCGGACGAGCGCCTTGCGCATGCTGCGGCGCACCGCGCCCTCGTCGAGGTGGAACTCGAGGGCAAGCTCCTTGGAGATGGCGTTGAGCGCTTGTTTCATGCCTCCCTCCTTCTGCACGCTCCGGGCCGGCCCGGATCCGGCCGAAACGGTCGCATACGTCCCGCGTTTCAAGGGCTTGGCCTGGGGCAGATCCCCCACGGTTGGGCCATCTCGACCGGGCGCCTTCGCCACCCAGGCGAGGGGCGCTGCTACCCGGCGTCCGGGTCGGCGCGGCCCCCGTCGGACCGGACGGCCGCATCCGGGCCGGGGGCGCGCGGCGAGCGCGTCCAGGGCGGCCTGGAAGCTCGGGCCGGCCATGCCGGGGAGGAGGAGCCCGCGCCCACGCGCCGGCCGCAAGCTGGACGGTCGCTCGATCCGACGGTTAGATCCCGGGGGTGAGCCAGGCAGAGACCCTTCCGGAGGGGAGCCCGGCGGCGCCGGAGCCGCCCTCGCCGCCGCCGCTGTACGTGAACCGCGAGCTCAGCCTGCTCCGCTTCCAGCACCGGGTGTTCGAGGAGGCGCGCGATCCGCAGAACCCGCTGCTCGAGCGGGTGAAGTTCCTCGCCATCGTCGCCTCCAACCTCGACGAGCTCTTCATGATCCGGGTGGCCGGGCTGAAGCAGCAGCTCGCCGCCGGCTTCGCCGAGCCGACTGCCGACGGGCTCACCCCGGCGCAGCAGCTGGCCGAGATCCGGCGCGAGGCGCTGGCGCTCGGGCGGGCGATGAGCGACTGCCTGCACAACGAGCTCGTGCCGCAGCTCGCCCAGGCCGGCATCCAGCTCCTCGACTACCCCGCGCTCACCGAGAAGGAGGCGGCGCAGGCCCGCGCCTACTTCGAGGAGATGGTCTTCCCGGTGCTGACGCCGCTGGCCTTCGACCCGGGCCGGCCGTTCCCGCACATCTCCAACCTGAGCCTCAACCTGGCGGTGCTGGTGGCCGGGCCCGACGGCGAGGAGCGGTTCGCCCGGATCAAGGTCCCGGACACGCTCCCGCGGCTCGTGCCGGTGAGCCGCGGCTCGGCGATGCTCAAGATGGACGGCGCGACCCCGCACCACCAGGGCTTCGTCTGGCTGGAGCAGCTCATCGCCGCCAACGCCGAGCGGCTCTTCCCGGGCATCAAGGTGCTCGAGGTCCACCCGTTCCACGTCACCCGCAGCGCCGAGATCGCGCTGCAGGAGATGGAGGCGGCCGACCTGCGCGAGACGGTCCAGCAGAGCGTGCGGGACCGGCGCTTCGGCTCGGTGGTGCGGCTCGAGGTGACGCCCTCCACCCCGGCGCGGCTGCGGGAGCTGCTCGCCGACAACCTGGAGATCGGCCCGCACGACATCTACGCCGTCGATCCGCCCCTGGCGCTCTCCGGGCTCTCGGCCCTCGGCGGGGTGGATCGGCCGGACCTCAAGTTCCCCTCCTTCGTCCCCGGCACGCCGCCCCGGCTGCAGGGGCTCGAGGACGAGGACCTCTTCGCGGCCATCCGCCGGCAGGACGTGCTGCTGCACCACCCCTTCGACAGCTTCGACCCGGTGGTCGAGCTCCTGCGGCAGGCGGCCCGCGATCCGAACGTGGTCGCCATCAAGCAGACGCTCTACCGGGTGGGGCGCAACTCGCCGGTGGTCGAGGCGCTGCTCGAGGCGAGCCAGAACAAGAAGCAGGTCGCGGTGCTGGTGGAGGTGAAGGCCCGCTTCGACGAGGAGAGCAACCTCGGGTGGGCGCGCGCGCTCGAGGGCGAGGGCGTGCACGTCATCTACGGCCTCCTCGGCTTCAAGACCCACTCCAAGATCGCCCTCGTCATCCGGCGCGAGGGCGGGCGCCTCGTGCGCTACGTCCACCTCTCGACCGGCAACTACAACGCGGTCACGGCGCAGCTCTACACCGACCTCGGGCTGTTCACCGCCGACGAGCGGATCGGCGAGGACGCGACCGAGCTCTTCAACTACCTGACCGGCTACTCGCGCCAGCACGACTGGCGCCGGCTGCTGGTCGCGCCGGTGAACCTGCGCGAGCGGCTCACCGCGCTCATCCAGCGCGAGATCGGCCACGCGCGGGCGGGGCGCGAGGCGCGGCTCATCTTCAAGATGAACGCGCTCGTGGACCGGGAGATGATCGACCTCCTCGTCGCGGCGAGCCGGGCCGGCGTGCGGGTGGACCTGCTCGTGCGCGGCATCTGCTGCCTGCGCCCGGGCGTGCCGGGGGTGAGCGAGCGGATCCGCGTGGTCAGCATCGTGGGCCGCTTCCTCGAGCACAGCCGCGCCTACTGGTTCCAGAACGGCGGGCAGGAGGAGGTCTACCTGGGGAGCGCCGACCTCATGCCGCGCAACCTCGACCGGCGCGTGGAGGTCCTCTTCCCGGTGATCGACCCGGGGCTGGTGCGGCAGGTCCGGGACGGCATCCTCGAGACCTACCTGCGCGACAACGCGCGGGCCCGCCAGATGCGGCCCGACGCGAGCTACGAGCGGCTCGCGCCGGCGCCGGGGGAGCCGCGGGTGGACAGCCAGGCCGCGCTCATCGCCGCCCGGACCCTGCGCACCGCGCCCCCCGACCCCGCCACCGCGGCCACGCGCCGGCCGCTCGCCGCGGCGGTGCCGCTCACGCTGCCGCCGCGGACGTAGCATCGGTCCCGCCTCGCGTCGCGCCCCCTCCCTGTCCCTCCCCCGCTCCGCGGGAGAGGGGAGGAGGTCACCTCGCGGCGCGCTGCCCCGTGGCGCCTCGCTGCACTCCCCCGCTCCGCGGGAGAGGGGAGGAGGTCACCTCGCGGCGCGCCGCCCCGGAGCGCCTCGCTGCACTCCCTCCCCGCTCGGGCGGGGAGGGCAGGGGAGGGGCGGCCAGCAGGCGCAGCGCTGCCGGCGTGACCTTCCGCTCCGGTTCTGGGAAGCTGCTCCCGGCGCGCCACCCGGCGGCGCCCGGGGGACACCCACGGTGAACGGAAAGGCGGCCCGCGTGCTCTGGATCCTCCTCTGGGCGCTCGTCTGCGTCGTCGGCGGGCTCGGGCTCCTGGTCTCGGTGCAGGGGCTCCGCTTCGAGCGGCGGGTGGCCCGCGAGGCCCGCGCGCTCTGGGCCGCGCCGGGCGCCGCGGGCGCGCCGGCGCTCACCCCGCTCGAGGCGCTGCCGCCGCCGGTGCGGCGCTACCTGGAGGTCTCGGGCGCCGCGTCGCGCGCGCCCCTCCGCGGCGTGCGGCTGCGCCACGGCGGCACCTTCCGCCCGGGCGGCGAGGCCTGGCTGCCGATCTCCGGCGTGCAGTACTTCTCGGCCGACGCGCCCGGCTTCGTCTGGTGGGGCCGGGTCCGGGTGGCGCCGGGGATCTCCGTCGGCGCCCGCGATCGCTCGGTGGGCGGCGAGGGGAACATGCACGTCCTCGTCTCCTCCACCTTCACCCTGCAGGACGCCCGCGGCCCGACGCTCGACCAGGGCGCCCTGCTCCGGCTCCTCGGCGAGCTGGTCTGGCTCCCGACGGCGCTGCGCGACGCCCGCTACGTCCGCTGGGAACCGCTCGACGCGGCGAGCGCCCGCGCCACGCTCGGCGTCGGGGGGCGCACCGTCACGGCCACCTTCCACTTCGGGCCCGACGGGCTGCCGGCGCGCTTCACCGCCGAGCGCTACCGCGACGTGAAGGGCGAGGGCGTCCTCACCCCCTTCGTCGGCGCCTGCGCCGACTACCGCGAGGTGGACGGGCTGAAGGTGCCCTTCCGGATGGAGGCGGCCTGGATCGTGGACGGCCGCGAGCGCCCCTACGCGCGCTTCCAGGTGGAGCAGCTCGAGCTCGATCCGGCCGGGCCGTTCTGAGCGGCGCCGCTCCGAGCCCGTGAAGGAGAGGACCTCCCTCCCAGGCGCTCAGGGCGGGGCGGCGCCGGCCGGCCCGGGGCGCACCAGCGCCTCGCGCGCCTCGCGGCGCGTCTCGAGCAGCTCGCGCACCACGATCTGCGCCGCGGCCGCCGCCGGCACGGCGACGATCGCCCCCATCACCCCCATCAGCTCGGCGAGGAACAGGATGGCGAGCAGCGTGATGAGCGGGTTCACGTGGACCGTGCGCCGGAAGACCAGCGGCGCGAGGACGTTCCCCTCGAGCTGTCCATAAAGCACGAAGTACGCGGCGACCGCGAGCGCCTTCCAGGCGCCGGCGGTCGCGAGGGCGACGAGGGTGATGGTCGCGCCGGCCACCAGCGGCCCGGCGTACGGCACGAGGCTGGAGGTGCCGCTCAGGATGCCGAGCGGCAGGAAGAACGGCAGGCCGGCGATGGCGAGCGCGGTGGTGGTGAGCGTGGCGTTGACGGCGCAGATGCCGGCGAGCCCCCCCAGGTACCCGCCGATGGCCCGGTAGATCTTGTCCGAGATGCGCCGGTAGCGCTCCCGGTCCTCCGCGGGCGTGGTGTCGAGCGCCGCCGCGACCAGGTCGCGCCCGAACACCAGCATGAAGACCGCGAGGAA from Anaeromyxobacter paludicola harbors:
- the ilvD gene encoding dihydroxy-acid dehydratase; its protein translation is MRSDTIKKGFERAPHRSLLRATGLGDADFGKPFIGIANSQIDIIPGHIHLREYGRIAKEEIRKAGGIPFEFNTIGVDDGIAMGHEGMRYSLPSRELIADSIETVMNAHSLDALLCIPNCDKIVPGMIMGAARVDVPTVFVSGGPMKAGKKKDGTAIDLTTAFEAVGMRARGQMTDEELYEIECGACPGAGSCSGMFTANSMNVLCEAMGIALPGNGTAPALTPEREALVRRAARRVVEIALDERFRFRRILNDDAVHNAFVVDMAMGGSTNTVLHMLAIAREAGVALDLRQIDQVARKVAHIAKIAPSLSTVHIEDVHDAGGVPAVLAEVARRGDVVRTGALTVTGETVGERIAGARIKNPEVIHSLENAYSDVGGLAVLFGNLAEDGAVVKTAGIQPSMRRFTGKAVCFDSQDDAVAGIMAGKVTPGSVVVIRYEGPKGGPGMQEMLSPTSLIMGMGLGESVGLVTDGRFSGATRGACVGHVSPEAAEGGAIALVVDGDPITIDVEERVLVLGVDEAELARRRAAFQPRKREVRSKWLRRYAAQVTNAASGAVLEAE
- the ppk1 gene encoding polyphosphate kinase 1, encoding MSQAETLPEGSPAAPEPPSPPPLYVNRELSLLRFQHRVFEEARDPQNPLLERVKFLAIVASNLDELFMIRVAGLKQQLAAGFAEPTADGLTPAQQLAEIRREALALGRAMSDCLHNELVPQLAQAGIQLLDYPALTEKEAAQARAYFEEMVFPVLTPLAFDPGRPFPHISNLSLNLAVLVAGPDGEERFARIKVPDTLPRLVPVSRGSAMLKMDGATPHHQGFVWLEQLIAANAERLFPGIKVLEVHPFHVTRSAEIALQEMEAADLRETVQQSVRDRRFGSVVRLEVTPSTPARLRELLADNLEIGPHDIYAVDPPLALSGLSALGGVDRPDLKFPSFVPGTPPRLQGLEDEDLFAAIRRQDVLLHHPFDSFDPVVELLRQAARDPNVVAIKQTLYRVGRNSPVVEALLEASQNKKQVAVLVEVKARFDEESNLGWARALEGEGVHVIYGLLGFKTHSKIALVIRREGGRLVRYVHLSTGNYNAVTAQLYTDLGLFTADERIGEDATELFNYLTGYSRQHDWRRLLVAPVNLRERLTALIQREIGHARAGREARLIFKMNALVDREMIDLLVAASRAGVRVDLLVRGICCLRPGVPGVSERIRVVSIVGRFLEHSRAYWFQNGGQEEVYLGSADLMPRNLDRRVEVLFPVIDPGLVRQVRDGILETYLRDNARARQMRPDASYERLAPAPGEPRVDSQAALIAARTLRTAPPDPATAATRRPLAAAVPLTLPPRT
- a CDS encoding DUF6544 family protein translates to MLWILLWALVCVVGGLGLLVSVQGLRFERRVAREARALWAAPGAAGAPALTPLEALPPPVRRYLEVSGAASRAPLRGVRLRHGGTFRPGGEAWLPISGVQYFSADAPGFVWWGRVRVAPGISVGARDRSVGGEGNMHVLVSSTFTLQDARGPTLDQGALLRLLGELVWLPTALRDARYVRWEPLDAASARATLGVGGRTVTATFHFGPDGLPARFTAERYRDVKGEGVLTPFVGACADYREVDGLKVPFRMEAAWIVDGRERPYARFQVEQLELDPAGPF
- a CDS encoding AI-2E family transporter is translated as MGALVLFLLRTRVSLMLTLGSALVAVALDHAVRALERRRLRRGLAIAVVLAAVLLVFAGLLLLLVPPVVSQGRAFVDQAPELWRKLQHTPAFSALDRQLDFRSQLEKAGSSASGAVSPVLTAIGGVVSAAGGLLAFIFLAVFMLVFGRDLVAAALDTTPAEDRERYRRISDKIYRAIGGYLGGLAGICAVNATLTTTALAIAGLPFFLPLGILSGTSSLVPYAGPLVAGATITLVALATAGAWKALAVAAYFVLYGQLEGNVLAPLVFRRTVHVNPLITLLAILFLAELMGVMGAIVAVPAAAAAQIVVRELLETRREAREALVRPGPAGAAPP